CGAGGTTGAAGCGCGTTACGAAATTGAATTGGAAGAATACATTAAAAAAATTCAAATCGAAGGCCGTGTGTTGGGCGATATTGTTCGTAATCACGTAGTACCAACAGCTATTCGTTATCAAAATGTTATTGTAGAAAACGTAAAAGGGTTAAAAGAAATTTTTGGAGCCGATTACGAACAATATGCCGAAGAACAGCTTTTAATTCTTAAAAAAATATCCAAACATATAAACGGTATTCATGCCAAGGTTTATGAAATGATGGATGCGCGTAAACAGGCCAATTCGTTAACTAATGTGCAAGAAATTGCCGATGCGTATTGCGACAACGTAAAACCATATTTCGATCAAATTCGTTATCATTCAGATAAATTAGAATTAATTGTTGATAATGAAATGTGGACCTTAACAAAATATCGTGAATTATTATTTTCTCGCTAATTACCAATGAAAAAGGACTGAATATCAGTCCTTTTTTTTTATTTTTATAACATGAAAAAGCTATTTGTTTTATGTTGTGTAGTTTGTCTGCAAATAGTAACTGCGCAAAATAAGTTTACGGTTTATTTTGATACAGATAAGTACGAATTAAGCGAACCGCAGGTCGATTCGCTAGCTAATTGGATCAAGCAAAACCGCAGTTCCAAAATTATTTCCATGCACGGGTTTACCGATCAAGTCGGAACTGTTATATATAATGATACGTTATCGCAAAAGCGCGTGCAAAATATGTATCATTTACTCAAACCTTATCTTCAAATACGCGATGATTTTGAGTTGCAAAGCTTTGGTAAAAATCACGATTTAGAAAAAGACCAAGCAAAAAATCGCCGTGTTGATATTTTTTATTTAAAAGAAGATGAGCTTGCGCTCGAAAATCAAATTCTTGGCATTCAACGGCAACCTATTTCTCCCCATGCAACCTTGGCCGAAAAAGTTAATAATGCTTGGGTAGGAGATAAAATAGAACTGCCAAACATTTATTTCCGAATAGATACGTTTGCTATGTTGCCACAATCTAAACCTATAATGGATGAGTTGGCTAATATTTTGCTGCAAAATCCTAATTTAGTAATCGAGGTTCAAGGACATATATGTTGCCAGCCCAGAGATACGCGTGATTTGTCAACCCAACGCGCCAAACAAATTAAGCGCGTTTTAATGCGTTATGGTGTTAAGGAACATCAAGTGCGATTTAAAGGTTTGGGTAGTACGCAACCTCGATTTACAATTCCTGAACAATCCGAAGCCGAACGTGCAGCTAATCGCCGTGTGGAAATTGAAATTATTAAAAATTAATTGTATATTTTTTATAATGTATCAATATCAAAAACGTCAATAAACTTTTAGCTTTATTTACGTTTTTGATATTTGACATAGGTAAGTTGAAAAATTAAGGAATGACCTTGTCTAATTTTAATTTTTCAAACAAACTTATAAACGATTTTTTTGTGTTGTAAAATTCTTTAAAACCAAGAGAACGGCTATTTGTAATATCTGTAATTACTTCAATCGGGCGGCCTAAATCTAAATCCGTATGCCATGCAGAGCTAACTTTATTTAAATCTGCTCCTACTAAATTAAACTTTTGTGCCATTTCTGTCCATAATGCCTCTTTTCCTTCTAAAGTTTTTTCTAGTGGTCTTATCTGGTTTTGGAATCCTTCATATTCTATTCTAAACCATTCTGCAATTTGTTTCCATAACCAGCTCCATCTAAAAACATCACCATTTAGAATGTTAAAGGCTTTGTTGTTAGTTAAAGGTGTTTGT
This genomic window from Flavobacterium agricola contains:
- a CDS encoding OmpA family protein, whose protein sequence is MKKLFVLCCVVCLQIVTAQNKFTVYFDTDKYELSEPQVDSLANWIKQNRSSKIISMHGFTDQVGTVIYNDTLSQKRVQNMYHLLKPYLQIRDDFELQSFGKNHDLEKDQAKNRRVDIFYLKEDELALENQILGIQRQPISPHATLAEKVNNAWVGDKIELPNIYFRIDTFAMLPQSKPIMDELANILLQNPNLVIEVQGHICCQPRDTRDLSTQRAKQIKRVLMRYGVKEHQVRFKGLGSTQPRFTIPEQSEAERAANRRVEIEIIKN